In one Umezawaea sp. Da 62-37 genomic region, the following are encoded:
- a CDS encoding response regulator transcription factor has protein sequence MTLRIVIADDHAMFRSGLRAVLDAQPDMTCVADVGDGYSAVEATRRLRPDLVILDVRMPKMDGLAATHELMASGNKDLKVVLLTTFDADDYVRKALASGVSGFVLKSLPPEELVTAIRVAARGDTYIDPSVTRRLVPRLADAMVPTARPRGAAPGVDRLTAREHEVFLLMAAGLSNAEICDQLYVGSQTVKTHVSRVLAKLGLRDRVHAVRFAHHHGLIEQTDTSGL, from the coding sequence ATGACGCTGCGCATCGTCATCGCCGACGACCACGCGATGTTCCGCTCGGGCCTGCGGGCGGTGCTGGACGCGCAGCCCGACATGACCTGCGTCGCCGACGTCGGCGACGGCTACAGCGCCGTGGAGGCGACCAGGAGGCTGCGGCCCGACCTGGTCATCCTCGACGTGCGCATGCCCAAGATGGACGGGCTGGCGGCCACCCACGAGCTGATGGCGTCGGGGAACAAGGACCTCAAGGTCGTCCTGCTCACCACGTTCGACGCCGACGACTACGTCCGCAAGGCGCTGGCCTCGGGCGTGAGCGGCTTCGTGCTGAAGAGCCTGCCGCCCGAGGAGCTGGTGACCGCGATCCGGGTCGCCGCGCGGGGCGACACCTACATCGACCCGTCGGTCACCCGCAGGCTCGTCCCCCGGCTGGCCGACGCCATGGTCCCGACCGCCCGGCCCCGCGGCGCGGCGCCGGGCGTCGACCGGCTGACCGCGCGCGAGCACGAGGTGTTCCTGCTGATGGCGGCCGGTCTGTCGAACGCCGAGATCTGCGACCAGCTCTACGTGGGGAGCCAGACCGTGAAGACCCACGTGTCGCGCGTGCTCGCCAAGCTCGGCCTGCGCGACCGGGTGCACGCCGTGCGGTTCGCCCACCACCACGGGCTGATCGAGCAGACCGACACCTCGGGGCTCTGA
- a CDS encoding GH12 family glycosyl hydrolase domain-containing protein: MVSTVRALALAVLLAAGTVVAATGQAQADTTICDQYGSTTIQGRYVVQNNRWGTSATQCLNVTSTGFQITTQQGSAPTNGAPVSYPSVFLGCHYNNCSPGSTLPMQVSRIRSATSSIDFRYAGGTFDAAYDIWLDPTPKTNGVNQVEIMIWFNRQGSIQPIGSVVGTTNVGGRTWQVWRGSNGANNVISYVAPSAITSWSFSVMDFVNDVKARGAITTSWYLTSIQAGFEPWSGGTGLAVTNFSAAVSG, from the coding sequence ATGGTTAGCACCGTCCGCGCCCTCGCGTTGGCAGTCCTGCTGGCCGCAGGCACCGTCGTCGCCGCGACCGGGCAGGCACAGGCCGACACGACGATCTGCGACCAGTACGGGTCGACCACCATCCAGGGCCGCTACGTGGTCCAGAACAACCGGTGGGGCACGTCGGCCACGCAGTGCCTCAACGTCACCTCGACCGGCTTCCAGATCACCACCCAGCAGGGCTCGGCCCCGACCAACGGCGCACCCGTGTCGTACCCGTCGGTGTTCCTGGGCTGCCACTACAACAACTGCTCCCCCGGCTCGACCCTGCCGATGCAGGTCAGCCGGATCCGGAGCGCCACGTCGTCGATCGACTTCCGCTACGCCGGGGGCACGTTCGACGCGGCCTACGACATCTGGCTCGACCCCACGCCGAAGACCAACGGCGTGAACCAGGTGGAGATCATGATCTGGTTCAACCGGCAGGGGTCGATCCAGCCCATCGGCAGCGTGGTGGGCACGACGAACGTCGGCGGCCGGACGTGGCAGGTGTGGCGCGGCAGCAACGGGGCGAACAACGTGATCTCCTACGTCGCCCCGTCCGCGATCACGTCGTGGTCGTTCAGCGTGATGGACTTCGTCAACGACGTGAAGGCACGCGGGGCCATCACGACGTCGTGGTACCTGACGAGCATCCAGGCCGGGTTCGAGCCGTGGAGCGGGGGGACCGGGTTGGCGGTGACGAACTTCTCGGCGGCGGTCAGCGGGTAA
- a CDS encoding transglycosylase domain-containing protein, translating to MGNDSEVTVSSQVDDDPEGAPPTGPRHRASSRKGWRGVRRFLPSPKLAASLVLLVVSLAGAAFAIALAVVEIPEPNDFATREASIFTWADESRITHVGVNRQPVEFDRIPKVVRDAVLAAEDRSFYSDPGVSVTGLLRAVKNNITSGGGSLQGGSTITQQYVKNYYLTQEQTFSRKAEEILVSIKIANEVPKDIVLRDYLNTAFFARGTYGVEAASRAYFGVPVGDLADDPARAAYIAAIIQSPYYYATAPDDPEAAKVLRGRWDYVVDGMVAEGWLDAGKRGGMVFPEPVKYQPDELTGVNGYAVDAATQFLNGLHERDPNVPDAAMLTRGGYTVVTTYRPDRMAAVEEAVSAGLANLDPGRREDADVHLAVACVDVATGAVVGFHGGPGYLEQSFNDAFQANGPIGELGRPLVKNLKRDSGRTLESMRIFDARDDGEPPGPDDLATTPMRAASAFASLFNTEYHEPHHVAEVRKDGELVWRAPEPDPEQARSAEARTRAKAGAGATGGDVVLPWTLEQAVDDGGQWAWAVGDDGATTTAVAMFATNPDGKGNRRLDDMSPMRGPQEKAPSESGQGISRANVVAKMLLSGE from the coding sequence ATGGGCAACGACAGCGAAGTCACGGTGAGCAGCCAGGTCGACGACGATCCCGAGGGCGCCCCGCCCACGGGCCCGCGGCACAGAGCCAGCAGCCGCAAGGGGTGGAGAGGCGTCCGGCGGTTCCTGCCGTCGCCGAAGCTGGCGGCGAGCCTGGTGCTGCTGGTCGTGTCGCTCGCGGGGGCGGCCTTCGCGATCGCGCTGGCGGTGGTGGAGATCCCGGAGCCCAACGACTTCGCGACCCGCGAGGCGTCGATCTTCACCTGGGCCGACGAGTCCCGCATCACGCACGTCGGCGTGAACCGGCAGCCCGTCGAGTTCGACCGGATCCCGAAGGTCGTGCGCGACGCCGTCCTGGCGGCGGAGGACCGCTCGTTCTACAGCGATCCCGGCGTTTCCGTCACGGGGTTGCTGCGGGCGGTGAAGAACAACATCACCAGTGGTGGCGGCAGCCTGCAGGGCGGATCGACGATCACCCAGCAGTACGTCAAGAACTACTACCTCACCCAGGAGCAGACCTTCAGCCGGAAGGCCGAGGAGATCCTGGTGTCGATCAAGATCGCCAACGAGGTGCCGAAGGACATCGTGTTGCGCGACTACCTGAACACCGCGTTCTTCGCCCGCGGCACCTACGGCGTCGAAGCTGCCTCCCGCGCCTACTTCGGCGTGCCGGTGGGCGACCTCGCCGACGACCCGGCGCGCGCCGCGTACATCGCCGCGATCATCCAGTCCCCGTACTACTACGCCACCGCGCCGGACGACCCGGAGGCGGCGAAGGTGTTGCGGGGGCGGTGGGACTACGTCGTGGACGGCATGGTCGCGGAGGGCTGGCTGGACGCGGGCAAGCGCGGCGGCATGGTCTTCCCGGAGCCGGTCAAGTACCAGCCGGACGAGCTGACCGGCGTGAACGGCTACGCGGTCGACGCGGCGACCCAGTTCCTCAACGGCCTGCACGAGCGGGATCCGAACGTCCCGGACGCCGCGATGCTGACCAGGGGCGGCTACACCGTGGTGACGACCTACCGGCCCGACAGGATGGCCGCGGTGGAGGAGGCCGTGTCGGCGGGACTGGCGAACCTCGACCCCGGCAGGCGGGAGGACGCGGACGTCCACCTGGCGGTCGCGTGCGTGGACGTCGCCACCGGCGCGGTCGTGGGCTTCCACGGCGGGCCCGGCTACCTGGAGCAGAGCTTCAACGACGCGTTCCAGGCGAACGGTCCGATCGGCGAGCTCGGCAGGCCGCTGGTGAAGAACCTGAAGCGGGACTCCGGGCGGACGCTGGAGTCCATGCGGATCTTCGACGCCCGCGACGACGGTGAGCCGCCGGGCCCGGACGACCTCGCGACGACGCCGATGCGCGCGGCCTCCGCGTTCGCCTCGCTGTTCAACACCGAGTACCACGAGCCGCACCACGTGGCGGAGGTCCGCAAGGACGGCGAGCTCGTGTGGCGCGCACCGGAGCCGGACCCGGAGCAGGCGAGGAGCGCCGAGGCGAGGACCAGGGCCAAGGCGGGGGCGGGCGCGACCGGCGGGGACGTGGTGCTCCCCTGGACCCTGGAACAGGCCGTGGACGACGGCGGGCAGTGGGCGTGGGCGGTCGGCGACGACGGCGCGACCACGACGGCCGTGGCGATGTTCGCGACGAACCCCGACGGCAAGGGCAACCGCAGGCTCGACGACATGTCGCCGATGCGCGGACCGCAGGAGAAGGCGCCGTCGGAGAGCGGGCAGGGGATCAGCCGGGCGAACGTCGTGGCGAAGATGCTGCTGTCCGGCGAATGA
- a CDS encoding response regulator transcription factor translates to MSNPVGAEPISLLLVEDDREVAAMLAELFTSEGYQVDIALDGQRGLHLALSRKHRIMVLDRGLPGVDGLDLLVRLRRAGVTARVLMLTGRGDVTARVEGLNAGADDYLGKPFELDELLARVNALHRRHLEHTDLLPLGGGHLDLLHREVLTSSGDVVKLSARECDLLRTLAIAPNNICRRTDLRTQVFPEATSESIVDTYVHYLRRKLGREAVRTVHGLGYRAGAV, encoded by the coding sequence GTGTCGAACCCAGTCGGGGCGGAGCCGATCAGCCTGCTCCTGGTCGAGGACGATCGGGAAGTCGCGGCCATGCTGGCCGAGCTGTTCACGAGCGAGGGCTACCAGGTCGACATCGCCTTGGACGGCCAGCGGGGACTGCACCTGGCGCTGAGCCGCAAGCACCGGATCATGGTGCTGGACCGCGGCCTACCCGGCGTGGACGGCCTGGACCTGCTGGTCCGGCTGCGGCGCGCCGGGGTCACCGCGCGGGTCCTGATGCTGACCGGGCGCGGCGACGTGACCGCCCGCGTCGAGGGGCTGAACGCGGGCGCGGACGACTACCTCGGCAAGCCGTTCGAGCTGGACGAGCTGCTGGCCAGGGTGAACGCGCTGCACCGGCGACACCTGGAGCACACCGACCTGCTGCCGCTGGGCGGGGGCCACCTCGACCTGCTGCACCGCGAGGTGCTGACCTCCTCGGGGGACGTGGTCAAGCTGTCCGCGCGCGAGTGCGACCTGCTGCGCACGCTCGCGATCGCCCCGAACAACATCTGCCGGCGCACCGACCTGCGCACGCAGGTGTTCCCCGAAGCGACCTCGGAGTCCATTGTGGACACTTATGTGCACTACCTCCGCCGCAAGCTCGGACGCGAGGCCGTGCGCACCGTGCACGGGCTCGGCTACCGCGCGGGAGCCGTCTGA
- a CDS encoding HAMP domain-containing sensor histidine kinase, whose translation MTLSIQPRPIGTAAREHADLRRARWSMTTRLTLLTTVVVLLVECLVYLLTANMRADDAHRDMGWAVDHSSISSPPACTWLVVARGGDVDGTAGLPAEFPLIGSIDSVRRGGPELFEDVAFDDREYSVLTRRRGDEVVQVVYDKRFPLLEQRNLLVAFAIALLLTALVVAAVVSSASRFLCERAVAPLNAALARQRRFVADASHELRAPLTQLHTRAQLLARKAEALDCPPTLATEVRRLVNGTRHLGDVVDDILRSALVGGPGEEPAGPPAVVDLAALADEVVAAEDVRAAETGLVLRVRREPGRFLVPGAESALRRVVTALVDNAIGHTPVGGEVVVTLDAPDLLTVRLSVRDNGVGFDEADGPSLFTRFSRGHHGRGQRFGIGLALVREVVESHHGTVSAKGSPGEGAVFTVELPAVITTIPLPRTGSAVVAACLAKVQRGHPARG comes from the coding sequence ATGACGCTGTCCATCCAGCCGCGGCCAATCGGGACGGCGGCGCGCGAACACGCCGACCTGCGCCGCGCCCGCTGGTCCATGACCACCCGGCTGACCCTGCTGACCACGGTGGTCGTGCTGCTGGTCGAGTGCCTGGTCTACCTGCTCACCGCGAACATGCGAGCCGACGACGCGCACCGCGACATGGGGTGGGCGGTCGACCACAGCTCGATCTCCAGCCCACCCGCGTGCACCTGGCTGGTCGTCGCCCGCGGTGGTGACGTGGACGGCACCGCCGGTCTGCCCGCGGAGTTCCCGCTGATCGGCAGCATCGACTCCGTGCGGCGCGGAGGCCCCGAGCTGTTCGAGGACGTCGCCTTCGACGACCGGGAGTACAGCGTGCTGACCCGGCGACGAGGCGACGAGGTCGTGCAGGTCGTGTACGACAAGCGGTTCCCCCTGCTGGAACAGCGGAACCTGCTGGTCGCGTTCGCGATCGCGCTGCTGCTGACCGCGCTGGTGGTGGCGGCCGTCGTGTCGAGCGCGAGCCGCTTCCTGTGCGAACGCGCCGTGGCCCCGCTCAACGCCGCTCTCGCCCGCCAGCGCCGGTTCGTCGCCGACGCGAGCCACGAGCTGCGCGCGCCGCTGACCCAGCTGCACACCCGTGCGCAGCTGCTGGCGCGCAAGGCCGAAGCGCTGGACTGCCCGCCGACCCTGGCCACCGAGGTGCGGCGGCTGGTGAACGGCACCCGCCACCTCGGCGACGTGGTCGACGACATCCTGCGCTCGGCGCTGGTGGGCGGGCCGGGCGAGGAGCCCGCGGGGCCGCCCGCGGTGGTCGACCTCGCCGCGCTGGCCGACGAGGTCGTCGCCGCGGAGGACGTGCGCGCCGCCGAGACCGGCCTGGTGCTGCGGGTGCGCCGCGAACCGGGGCGCTTCCTGGTGCCCGGCGCGGAGTCCGCGCTGCGCAGGGTCGTCACGGCGCTGGTGGACAACGCGATCGGCCACACCCCGGTGGGCGGGGAGGTCGTGGTGACCCTGGACGCCCCCGACCTCCTCACCGTCCGGCTCTCGGTGCGCGACAACGGCGTGGGCTTCGACGAGGCGGACGGCCCCTCGCTGTTCACGCGGTTCAGCCGCGGTCACCACGGCCGCGGCCAGCGGTTCGGCATCGGGCTGGCGCTGGTGCGCGAGGTGGTGGAGAGCCACCACGGCACGGTGTCGGCCAAGGGCAGCCCCGGCGAGGGCGCGGTGTTCACCGTCGAACTGCCCGCGGTCATCACCACGATCCCGCTGCCGCGCACGGGATCGGCCGTCGTGGCCGCGTGCCTGGCGAAGGTCCAGCGGGGTCACCCGGCGCGCGGGTAG
- a CDS encoding LysR family transcriptional regulator: MELGLRHLRVVVAVAEAGSVSRAASILRIAQPGLTAQLGRIEREFGAPLFVRRPQGVEPTELGTQVLLGARAVIAGFEDLVATARRKAHSGGSTTAVRLGGVDSPWIPAVASVLRGLLPGHEQITYVEDSPEEVVELVRAGGLDLAVITEFPDVPAPTGHRLVVREVDVEPLLVGLRADHPDAARDRVRLADLAGHDWIAPPDRAGGLRRSLRTACERAGFLPRFRHFGVDQRTAATIVASGTAVGLFPAHTGQLPGVVFRTLVDEPLWCRTSLLWQPGSPVAGVADELAGAVVDERFGRRHQPFRVVDRVPGDYPRAG, encoded by the coding sequence ATGGAGTTGGGACTTCGACACCTGCGGGTCGTCGTCGCCGTGGCCGAGGCGGGCAGCGTCAGCCGGGCCGCGTCCATCCTGCGGATCGCGCAGCCGGGCCTGACCGCCCAGTTGGGCCGGATCGAGCGGGAGTTCGGCGCGCCGCTGTTCGTCCGGCGGCCGCAGGGCGTGGAGCCGACGGAGCTGGGCACGCAGGTGCTGCTGGGCGCCAGGGCGGTGATCGCCGGGTTCGAGGACCTGGTCGCGACCGCCCGGCGCAAGGCGCACAGCGGCGGCTCGACGACGGCGGTCCGGCTCGGCGGCGTGGACAGCCCGTGGATACCCGCGGTCGCGTCGGTGCTGCGCGGTCTCCTGCCGGGCCACGAGCAGATCACCTACGTGGAGGACAGCCCGGAGGAGGTCGTGGAACTGGTGCGCGCCGGTGGGCTCGACCTCGCGGTGATCACCGAGTTCCCCGACGTCCCCGCGCCGACCGGGCACCGGCTGGTCGTGCGCGAGGTGGACGTCGAGCCGCTGCTGGTCGGGCTGCGCGCCGACCACCCCGACGCCGCCCGCGACCGGGTCCGACTCGCCGACCTGGCCGGGCACGACTGGATCGCGCCACCGGACCGGGCGGGCGGACTGCGGCGCAGCCTGCGCACCGCGTGCGAGCGCGCCGGGTTCCTGCCGCGGTTCCGGCACTTCGGCGTCGACCAGCGCACCGCCGCGACGATCGTCGCCTCGGGCACGGCCGTGGGCCTGTTCCCGGCGCACACCGGCCAGCTGCCGGGGGTGGTGTTCCGCACGCTGGTCGACGAGCCGCTGTGGTGCCGCACGTCCCTGCTCTGGCAACCGGGGTCGCCGGTGGCGGGCGTCGCGGACGAGCTGGCGGGTGCGGTGGTGGACGAGCGGTTCGGCAGGCGCCACCAGCCGTTCCGCGTCGTCGACCGGGTGCCCGGCGACTACCCGCGCGCCGGGTGA